In a single window of the Amycolatopsis sp. cg5 genome:
- a CDS encoding thiopeptide-type bacteriocin biosynthesis protein: MIGQEWWFARLYPGSPAAMDTVAAGASRWAKATVAEIGARYWYFIRYVDTSGVHIRLRIQADPDVLDELGGRLEPLHELVATAGTDGENRRLLPEAGAMDIKGPPGVRLACYEPEVDKYGSDHLAGAEVAFRDSSELLLDLDATAKPQPGARAGLAAGLMREAASAVLTEAEQARFWPFHRSYWGEHLRQLRLSKQDLRARFDVVTAVVAEHPPNTAEVELLRDWSARLASVIHSAPPPRRSQLFFHHLHMTMNRLGYLPAEEAMLGLAVTGGGRR, encoded by the coding sequence ATGATCGGGCAGGAGTGGTGGTTCGCGCGGCTGTACCCCGGCTCGCCCGCGGCGATGGACACCGTGGCGGCGGGCGCGAGCCGGTGGGCCAAGGCGACCGTGGCCGAGATCGGCGCGCGGTACTGGTACTTCATCCGCTATGTCGACACGAGTGGTGTCCACATCAGACTCCGCATCCAGGCGGACCCGGACGTGCTGGACGAGCTTGGCGGGCGGCTGGAGCCACTGCACGAGCTGGTCGCCACCGCGGGCACCGACGGCGAGAATCGGCGGCTACTGCCCGAGGCGGGGGCCATGGACATCAAGGGCCCGCCCGGTGTCCGGCTCGCCTGCTACGAACCGGAAGTCGACAAGTACGGCAGTGATCATCTCGCCGGCGCCGAAGTCGCGTTCCGGGATTCCAGCGAACTGCTGCTCGACCTCGACGCCACGGCGAAGCCCCAGCCGGGCGCCCGCGCCGGACTCGCCGCCGGGCTGATGCGCGAGGCCGCGTCCGCCGTGCTCACCGAGGCCGAGCAAGCCAGGTTCTGGCCGTTCCACCGCAGCTACTGGGGCGAGCATCTTCGTCAGCTCAGACTGTCCAAACAGGACTTGCGGGCTCGGTTCGACGTCGTCACCGCGGTCGTCGCGGAGCATCCGCCGAACACGGCCGAGGTCGAACTGCTGCGTGACTGGAGCGCTCGGCTGGCATCGGTGATCCACTCGGCGCCACCGCCACGGCGTTCGCAGCTGTTCTTCCACCACTTGCACATGACGATGAACCGGCTGGGCTACCTGCCCGCCGAAGAGGCCATGCTCGGGCTGGCCGTGACCGGCGGAGGCCGACGATGA
- a CDS encoding response regulator transcription factor encodes MTTETGHTAPPAWLSAEAAELYRRIVLDPGILGADTAYTRGDDPNKAIAQLVEAGLVRPAPGAGWEAVDPALAVGTLVGRAQQALAEHLLQISMLGQNFTMLHRVHANHDTAPATLFEPVADEHAARAFLADRLRGGSPDLVACSGGPGPQFTGADVGALLTPNLLTPGGRVKLVLPSGAAHSWFTEVGDIGVRHCAQVPLTAVAVGQSAGALALPTTAGRAQRFLVYQHPAAHALVTTLLDSLWSFAKPHRPAPTGTQRAIVKLLAIGKKDENLARQLGLGLRTARKHIADILKTLGARSRFEAGVLAERNGWLDDQVTRVPEQTDGR; translated from the coding sequence ATGACGACCGAAACCGGACACACGGCACCACCCGCGTGGCTCAGCGCCGAGGCCGCCGAGCTGTACCGCCGGATCGTGCTCGATCCCGGCATACTCGGCGCCGACACGGCGTACACCCGCGGCGACGACCCGAACAAGGCCATCGCCCAGCTCGTCGAAGCCGGGCTCGTCCGGCCGGCGCCCGGCGCGGGCTGGGAGGCGGTCGACCCCGCGCTCGCCGTCGGCACGCTCGTCGGCCGCGCGCAACAGGCACTGGCCGAGCATCTGCTCCAGATCTCCATGCTCGGGCAGAACTTCACCATGCTGCACCGGGTGCACGCGAACCACGACACCGCGCCGGCCACGCTGTTCGAGCCGGTCGCCGACGAACACGCGGCGCGGGCGTTCCTGGCCGACCGGCTGCGCGGTGGCTCGCCAGACCTCGTCGCCTGTTCGGGCGGGCCGGGACCCCAGTTCACCGGCGCCGACGTCGGCGCGCTGCTCACCCCGAACCTGCTCACGCCGGGCGGCAGGGTGAAACTGGTGCTCCCCAGCGGCGCCGCGCACTCGTGGTTCACCGAGGTCGGCGACATCGGGGTGCGGCATTGCGCGCAGGTTCCGCTCACGGCGGTCGCCGTCGGCCAGTCCGCGGGCGCGCTGGCGCTGCCCACCACGGCGGGCCGGGCCCAGCGGTTCCTCGTCTATCAGCATCCGGCCGCGCACGCGCTGGTCACCACACTGCTGGATTCGTTGTGGTCCTTCGCGAAACCGCATCGGCCGGCGCCGACCGGTACCCAGCGCGCGATCGTCAAACTCCTCGCGATCGGCAAGAAGGACGAGAACCTGGCCCGCCAGCTCGGCCTCGGGCTCCGCACCGCGCGCAAGCACATCGCCGACATCCTCAAGACACTCGGCGCGCGCAGCCGATTCGAGGCAGGCGTGCTCGCCGAACGGAACGGCTGGCTGGACGATCAGGTCACCAGGGTCCCCGAGCAGACCGACGGCCGGTGA
- a CDS encoding amino acid permease — MSSPLDTDHTPGYSKALSGRQVQMIAIGGAIGVGLFLGAGGKLHQVGPSLVLSYAICGVAGYFVMRALGELVLHQPSSGSFVTYARKFIGPWAGFVSGWMYWLYWATTGIAEITAVAIYVHKWLPDVPQWFTALAALGVLLAVNLLSVKLFGELEFWFSLVKVLAIVVFLVVGLGLVFTGAHIGDATAGVHNLTDHGGFFPTGFGLTLMTLQAVIFAYSGIELVGITAGETQDARKVVPKAINSVVWRIAVFYVGSVLLLAMLVPWPFYGSGESPFVTVFSRLGIPGVGDVMNAVVLTAALSSCNSGLYSTGRILRALADKGEAPAFTGRMNKHHVPFGGILFTCSAYVFGVVLNYLVPTEAFDIAIAIASFGVMTTWATLIFCQLRLRQAALRGDLERPAFRMPGAPYTGWATLAFLVLIVVLMGFSDGAEKIAFYSMPVVVVALVVGWRLVNRRRTRTPIS; from the coding sequence ATGAGTTCTCCTTTGGACACCGACCATACCCCCGGGTACAGCAAGGCACTGAGCGGCCGTCAAGTGCAGATGATCGCCATCGGCGGCGCGATCGGGGTCGGGCTTTTCCTTGGCGCGGGCGGGAAACTGCATCAGGTCGGCCCGTCACTCGTGCTCTCGTACGCCATCTGCGGTGTCGCGGGCTACTTCGTGATGCGCGCGCTGGGCGAGCTCGTGCTGCACCAGCCCAGCTCGGGCAGTTTCGTCACCTACGCCCGTAAGTTCATCGGCCCGTGGGCGGGCTTCGTCTCAGGCTGGATGTATTGGCTCTATTGGGCCACGACCGGGATCGCGGAGATCACGGCGGTCGCGATCTACGTGCACAAGTGGTTGCCGGACGTGCCACAGTGGTTCACCGCGCTGGCGGCGCTCGGCGTGCTGCTCGCGGTGAACCTGCTTTCGGTGAAACTGTTCGGCGAGCTGGAATTCTGGTTCTCGTTGGTGAAGGTGCTGGCGATCGTGGTGTTCCTGGTCGTCGGGCTCGGGCTGGTGTTCACCGGCGCCCACATCGGCGACGCCACGGCGGGCGTGCACAACCTCACCGACCACGGCGGCTTCTTCCCGACCGGGTTCGGGCTGACCCTGATGACGTTGCAGGCGGTCATCTTCGCCTATTCCGGCATCGAACTCGTCGGCATCACGGCGGGGGAGACCCAGGACGCGCGCAAGGTCGTGCCCAAGGCGATCAACAGCGTCGTGTGGCGGATCGCCGTGTTCTACGTCGGCTCGGTGCTGCTGCTGGCGATGCTCGTGCCGTGGCCGTTCTACGGTTCGGGCGAGAGCCCGTTCGTCACGGTGTTCAGCAGGCTCGGCATCCCCGGTGTCGGCGACGTGATGAACGCGGTCGTGCTCACCGCGGCGCTGTCGAGCTGCAACTCCGGGCTGTACTCCACCGGCCGCATCCTGCGCGCACTGGCGGACAAGGGTGAAGCGCCCGCCTTCACCGGCCGGATGAACAAGCACCACGTGCCCTTCGGCGGCATCCTGTTCACCTGCTCGGCCTACGTTTTCGGCGTGGTGCTCAACTACCTGGTGCCCACCGAAGCGTTCGACATCGCCATCGCGATCGCGTCCTTCGGGGTGATGACCACCTGGGCGACGCTCATCTTCTGCCAGCTGCGGCTGCGTCAGGCCGCGCTGCGCGGTGACTTGGAGCGCCCGGCCTTCCGGATGCCGGGAGCGCCGTACACCGGCTGGGCGACACTGGCCTTCCTGGTCCTGATCGTCGTCTTGATGGGCTTCTCCGACGGGGCCGAGAAGATCGCCTTCTACTCGATGCCCGTCGTGGTGGTCGCGCTCGTGGTCGGCTGGCGCCTGGTCAACCGACGCCGGACGCGAACCCCGATCTCGTAG
- a CDS encoding aminotransferase class I/II-fold pyridoxal phosphate-dependent enzyme produces the protein MPGSVSHDLTTNAIPYPPSPEMLVAMAQEVAHANEYPDARSAELSATLAARLGVPADRLLVGPGSAALCQLLLMTVAGPGDQIVYPWPSFEDYPAMIGHAGAMGVAVPLREHGIDLDAMAAAITTRTRAVLLCNPNNPTGTALDGPRLAAFLAAVPAHVLVVVDEAYRDFVTDPGFQDAWSLASPAGGLCVLRTFSKAYGLAGLRVGYLVGPRALTARLRTMMPLFSVGSPGQAAALAALTDEFTHAVEKRCGEIAAERDRLATMLRAQGWQLPRSQGNFVWLPVRNRSEELAAFFLRRNVLVRVYPGEGVRITVTDSQIVNLVARIAAAYLLA, from the coding sequence GTGCCCGGTTCGGTATCGCACGATCTGACGACCAACGCCATCCCGTACCCGCCATCGCCGGAGATGCTCGTGGCGATGGCGCAGGAGGTGGCGCACGCCAACGAATACCCGGACGCGCGGTCGGCCGAGCTCAGCGCCACGCTCGCGGCCAGGCTCGGCGTCCCTGCCGACCGGCTGCTGGTCGGCCCGGGATCAGCGGCGCTGTGCCAGCTGCTGCTGATGACCGTCGCCGGCCCCGGCGACCAGATCGTGTACCCGTGGCCGTCCTTCGAGGACTACCCGGCGATGATCGGGCACGCCGGCGCGATGGGCGTCGCCGTGCCCTTGCGTGAGCACGGTATCGACCTGGACGCGATGGCCGCCGCGATCACCACCCGCACCAGGGCGGTGCTGCTGTGCAACCCCAACAACCCGACCGGGACGGCACTCGACGGGCCACGGCTGGCCGCTTTCCTCGCCGCCGTCCCCGCGCACGTGCTGGTGGTGGTCGACGAGGCGTACCGCGACTTCGTCACCGATCCCGGTTTCCAGGACGCGTGGAGCCTGGCATCACCTGCGGGCGGCCTGTGCGTGCTGCGCACGTTTTCCAAGGCGTACGGCCTCGCGGGACTTCGGGTCGGCTACCTCGTCGGACCGCGGGCGCTCACCGCGAGGCTGCGGACGATGATGCCGTTGTTCTCCGTCGGCTCCCCCGGCCAGGCGGCCGCGCTGGCCGCGCTGACCGACGAGTTCACCCACGCGGTGGAGAAGCGCTGCGGCGAGATCGCGGCCGAGCGCGACCGGCTCGCCACGATGCTGCGCGCACAGGGCTGGCAGCTTCCGCGCAGCCAGGGGAACTTCGTCTGGCTGCCCGTGAGGAACCGCAGCGAGGAACTGGCCGCGTTCTTCCTGCGGCGGAACGTGCTCGTGCGGGTCTATCCGGGCGAAGGCGTCCGCATCACGGTGACCGACAGCCAGATCGTGAACCTGGTCGCGCGGATCGCCGCCGCCTACCTGCTCGCCTGA
- a CDS encoding BTAD domain-containing putative transcriptional regulator: MKFRLLGTIEAWKDDSALPLGGAKPRTLLAALLLAGGQPLSVSRIIDALWPEEPPATAHALVHSYVATLRKVLGRDGHKDVLRTRSRGYVIDPESIWLDLTEFERLIALGRTAIADGRAERGARLLREALDLWRGVPLDNACAGFAEPERVRLNELRLTVLAERYEAELATGAESSVAGELAKLTAEHPLRERFIGLLMTAHYRLGRQAEALEVYQHYRRRLLEHHGLEPAIGLRDLHEAVLRSDEDLLAPSRAERPGLPSFPPRPAQLPPDVPHFTGRAVELARVVGAVERPGRARPALVVLSGQRGVGKTALAVHACHRVAETFPDGQVHIDLRAETPQEAIMRVLRAFGAGPVPRSADEAAALYRSCLRDRRVLVLVDNVSCESQLRALLPAAPGCAVVVTTCAHLPGSPDPVVHLGRLSAEDASALLKNLIGTREDADPGVLEELAALCDHHPLAVLAAAARLSSRPHWTVTRLVTRLRDPGTRLTELSAADPRVRTGTETAYRALGERDARVLGALAIADAPSYLPWMVAVLGEMSEEEAEDRLDRLVDAQLLECDGTAYRMRELVRLAVAEQVVSVFAG, translated from the coding sequence ATGAAATTCCGCCTGCTGGGTACGATCGAGGCCTGGAAGGACGACTCGGCGTTGCCGCTGGGCGGCGCGAAGCCGAGGACGCTGCTGGCCGCGCTGCTCCTCGCGGGCGGGCAACCGCTCTCGGTGTCGCGGATCATCGACGCGCTCTGGCCGGAGGAGCCGCCGGCGACGGCGCACGCGCTGGTCCACTCCTACGTCGCCACCCTGCGCAAAGTGCTGGGACGTGACGGGCACAAGGACGTGCTCCGGACGAGATCGCGGGGATATGTCATCGATCCCGAGTCGATCTGGCTCGACCTGACCGAGTTCGAACGGCTCATCGCACTGGGCAGGACCGCCATCGCCGACGGCAGGGCCGAACGCGGGGCGAGACTGCTCCGGGAGGCGCTGGACCTCTGGCGCGGCGTGCCGCTCGACAACGCCTGCGCGGGCTTCGCCGAGCCGGAACGGGTGCGGCTCAACGAATTGCGGCTGACTGTGCTGGCGGAACGATACGAAGCGGAACTCGCGACCGGCGCCGAGTCTTCGGTGGCGGGGGAGTTGGCGAAGCTGACGGCCGAACACCCGCTGCGGGAGCGGTTCATCGGCCTGCTGATGACCGCGCACTACCGGCTCGGACGGCAGGCGGAGGCGCTGGAGGTCTACCAGCACTACCGGCGACGGCTGCTCGAACATCATGGCCTGGAACCGGCGATCGGCCTGCGCGACCTGCACGAGGCGGTACTGCGCTCGGACGAGGACCTGCTCGCGCCGAGCCGCGCCGAGCGGCCGGGCCTGCCGTCGTTCCCGCCACGGCCCGCCCAGCTGCCACCGGACGTCCCGCACTTCACCGGCCGTGCCGTCGAACTCGCGCGCGTCGTCGGCGCGGTCGAACGTCCCGGCCGCGCGAGACCCGCGCTCGTGGTGCTTTCCGGGCAACGCGGCGTAGGCAAGACGGCGCTGGCCGTGCACGCCTGCCACCGGGTCGCGGAGACGTTCCCAGACGGCCAGGTCCACATCGACCTTCGCGCCGAGACGCCGCAGGAGGCCATCATGCGGGTGCTGCGCGCGTTCGGCGCCGGTCCGGTGCCACGCTCGGCCGACGAAGCCGCCGCGCTCTACCGATCATGCCTGCGTGACCGCCGGGTGCTGGTGCTGGTGGACAACGTTTCCTGCGAAAGCCAGCTCAGGGCGCTGCTCCCGGCCGCGCCCGGCTGCGCCGTGGTCGTCACCACCTGCGCGCACCTGCCAGGCTCGCCGGATCCGGTGGTCCACTTAGGACGATTGAGTGCCGAAGACGCGTCGGCGTTGCTGAAGAACCTGATCGGCACACGGGAAGACGCCGATCCGGGTGTGCTCGAAGAGCTGGCGGCCTTGTGCGACCACCACCCGCTCGCCGTGCTCGCGGCCGCGGCGCGGTTGTCGAGCAGGCCACATTGGACGGTCACACGCCTGGTCACCAGGCTGCGCGACCCCGGCACCCGCCTCACCGAGCTGTCGGCGGCCGACCCGAGGGTGCGGACCGGCACCGAGACCGCGTACCGCGCGCTCGGCGAACGCGACGCCAGGGTGCTCGGCGCGCTCGCGATCGCGGACGCGCCGTCCTATCTGCCGTGGATGGTGGCGGTGCTCGGCGAGATGTCGGAAGAGGAGGCGGAAGACCGCCTGGACCGGCTCGTGGACGCGCAGCTGCTCGAGTGCGACGGCACGGCGTACCGGATGCGGGAGCTGGTCCGGCTGGCCGTCGCGGAGCAGGTCGTGAGTGTTTTCGCCGGTTAG
- a CDS encoding PucR family transcriptional regulator yields MSSSPPRARLGRILDDLGSTLVELVCGDADGSHRDIGGVVIYDPHDELELPQHALVLGVGVHDRAQIAGLLSQLGEHGASALLVRAPVRAEPVIKEASRRSGVALLGVAPGASWDQLAAMIRSLINDGDRGAAGKETLGGLPSGDLFALANAVSALVGAPVTIEDRGCRVLAFSGGQEETDPPRIATILGRQVPAHLARNLEENGVFQAIYRSRQPVYIDSLPVDESELSLPRAVMVVRAGDEVLGSIWAAVQSPLSEEQCEALCDAAKLVALHMMWLRTGSDVERRLRAGLVGTALEGGAAAAEAARRLGLAVRPSAVLAFALAAVPADEAQYIAERQQVLDALALHLGAVHPCAATALVGDVVYAVLPVPGDDDAAEDRALRIAADFCGRLGERLRVLAGVGPIALDGTALFRSRAGADRALRALREGRSGRTVARTSDVLSEILLLEMAALITEHGDTPAGPIARLRAYDAEHNTYLVTTLDAWLDAFGDIPAAASAIFVHPNTFRYRLRRLAEISGMDVGDPEARFAAMLQLRLWRRLRTAPA; encoded by the coding sequence TTGAGTTCCAGCCCACCGAGGGCACGCCTGGGTCGGATATTGGACGACCTGGGCAGCACGCTGGTCGAATTGGTCTGTGGCGACGCCGACGGCTCGCACCGCGACATCGGTGGCGTCGTGATCTACGACCCGCACGACGAACTGGAACTCCCGCAGCACGCGCTCGTGCTGGGGGTCGGGGTGCACGACCGGGCGCAGATCGCCGGTCTGCTGTCGCAGCTGGGTGAACACGGCGCCTCGGCGCTGCTGGTGCGGGCTCCGGTGCGGGCGGAACCCGTGATCAAGGAGGCGTCGAGACGGTCGGGTGTCGCGCTGCTCGGGGTCGCTCCTGGTGCGTCGTGGGATCAGCTCGCCGCGATGATCCGTTCGCTCATCAACGACGGCGACCGGGGCGCGGCCGGGAAGGAGACGCTCGGCGGGCTGCCGTCCGGTGACCTCTTCGCGCTCGCCAACGCGGTCTCGGCGCTGGTGGGCGCTCCGGTGACCATCGAGGACCGTGGCTGCCGGGTGCTCGCGTTCTCGGGTGGGCAGGAGGAGACCGATCCGCCGCGGATCGCGACCATTCTCGGCAGGCAGGTGCCCGCTCACCTGGCGAGGAACCTGGAAGAGAACGGAGTCTTCCAGGCGATCTACCGCAGCAGGCAGCCTGTCTACATCGACTCGCTGCCGGTCGACGAGTCCGAGCTTTCGCTGCCGCGTGCCGTGATGGTCGTCAGGGCGGGCGACGAGGTGCTCGGGTCGATCTGGGCCGCCGTGCAGTCGCCTCTTTCCGAGGAGCAGTGCGAGGCTTTGTGCGACGCGGCGAAGCTGGTGGCGTTGCACATGATGTGGCTGCGCACCGGAAGCGACGTCGAACGCCGCCTGCGTGCCGGGCTGGTCGGCACCGCGCTGGAGGGTGGTGCCGCGGCCGCCGAAGCGGCACGGCGGCTGGGACTGGCCGTGCGGCCCAGTGCCGTGCTCGCCTTCGCGCTCGCGGCCGTGCCCGCCGACGAAGCGCAGTACATCGCGGAACGGCAGCAGGTGCTCGACGCGCTCGCGTTGCATCTGGGCGCGGTGCACCCGTGCGCCGCGACTGCGTTGGTCGGCGATGTCGTCTACGCCGTGCTCCCGGTGCCCGGCGACGACGACGCGGCGGAGGATCGCGCGCTGCGGATCGCGGCCGATTTCTGCGGCAGGCTGGGTGAGCGGCTGCGCGTGCTGGCGGGCGTCGGCCCCATCGCGCTCGACGGCACGGCCCTGTTCCGCTCGCGCGCGGGCGCCGACCGCGCGCTGCGAGCGTTACGCGAAGGACGAAGCGGCCGCACGGTGGCCCGCACTTCCGACGTGCTCAGCGAGATATTGCTGCTGGAGATGGCCGCGCTGATCACCGAGCACGGGGACACCCCGGCCGGGCCGATCGCGCGGCTGCGCGCCTACGACGCCGAGCACAACACGTATCTGGTGACGACGCTCGATGCCTGGCTTGACGCCTTCGGTGACATCCCGGCGGCCGCGAGCGCGATTTTCGTGCACCCCAACACTTTCCGGTACCGGCTGCGCAGGCTCGCGGAGATCAGCGGCATGGACGTCGGCGACCCGGAGGCGCGGTTCGCCGCGATGCTCCAGCTTCGGCTGTGGCGACGGCTGCGGACCGCCCCGGCGTGA
- a CDS encoding aminotransferase class I/II-fold pyridoxal phosphate-dependent enzyme, producing the protein MVGRKSLDLTMNTVQYPPSPDMLAAMLAATESAHEYPDMRATELIGTLAARLGVPSDRVLVGPGSAALCQLLVMTVAGPGDEVVYPWPSFEGYPEMVVHAGATRVAVPLRGHGIDLKELAAAVTERTKAVLLCNPNNPTGTVFSDAELAEFVAAVPDDVLVIVDEAYREFVTEPGFRDALAGGPRGLCVLRTFSKAYGLAGLRVGYLVASPALVARLKPMMPLFAVGSHAQAAALAALNDEFAREVEKRCAAVAAERDRLVALLRAQGWSLPDGHGNFVWLPVGERSAELTAFFRERDVLVRLYPGDGVRITVTGRETGDLVAGIAADYLLENGVA; encoded by the coding sequence GTGGTGGGCCGAAAATCGCTCGACTTGACGATGAACACCGTCCAGTACCCACCTTCGCCGGACATGCTGGCGGCGATGCTCGCGGCGACGGAGTCGGCACACGAGTACCCGGACATGCGGGCGACCGAACTCATCGGCACGCTCGCGGCCAGGCTCGGCGTGCCGTCCGATCGGGTGCTCGTCGGCCCCGGCTCCGCGGCGCTCTGCCAGTTGCTGGTGATGACCGTCGCCGGTCCCGGCGACGAGGTCGTCTACCCGTGGCCGTCCTTCGAGGGCTACCCGGAGATGGTCGTGCACGCGGGCGCCACCAGGGTCGCCGTTCCGTTGCGCGGGCACGGTATCGACCTGAAGGAGCTGGCGGCCGCGGTCACCGAGCGCACCAAAGCGGTGCTGCTGTGCAATCCCAACAATCCGACCGGAACGGTCTTCAGCGACGCCGAACTGGCCGAATTCGTCGCCGCCGTTCCTGACGACGTGCTGGTGATCGTCGACGAGGCGTACCGGGAATTCGTCACCGAGCCGGGCTTCCGGGACGCGCTGGCCGGCGGACCGCGCGGCCTCTGCGTGCTGCGGACGTTCTCCAAGGCGTATGGCCTGGCAGGGCTCCGCGTCGGATACCTCGTTGCTTCCCCGGCGCTGGTCGCCCGGCTGAAACCGATGATGCCGCTGTTCGCGGTCGGTTCCCACGCGCAGGCCGCAGCGCTGGCGGCGCTGAACGACGAGTTCGCCCGCGAGGTCGAAAAGCGGTGCGCCGCGGTCGCGGCCGAGCGCGACCGGCTCGTCGCGCTGCTGCGGGCACAGGGCTGGTCACTGCCCGACGGCCACGGCAATTTCGTCTGGCTTCCTGTGGGGGAGCGGAGTGCGGAACTGACGGCTTTCTTCCGAGAGCGGGATGTGCTCGTGCGGCTTTACCCCGGCGATGGCGTTCGCATCACGGTGACCGGCAGGGAAACCGGAGACCTCGTCGCGGGGATCGCGGCCGACTACCTGCTCGAAAACGGTGTGGCATGA
- a CDS encoding polyprenyl synthetase family protein, translating into MTSLAGPLNTLGPALGDALERRRLPDSLALAEMLRYSLLPPGKLLRPLLLLESAAAVGGDPRELVDVSLAVEYLHVATLVHDDIIDGDLTRRGREAVHSRYGLANGIVTGDALLFTAFEALSRQGPADAVLRAMSTLARTGLELCEGQVEEAALVENVHCGLERYLKVATLKTGALFRCACEVGALLGGADVAEAAALRDYGDHLGRAFQMRDDLLPYLESPDQSGKSACSDVLNRRPTLPVLLAVEVADRASLALIEESLSGGLPPEVARARLAGVLDDLGVLGEAQERIRAEVDAARALLDGLSGGRTSALHELAEFTVRGAGRTGG; encoded by the coding sequence ATGACGAGCCTGGCCGGACCGTTGAACACACTGGGCCCGGCGCTGGGCGACGCGCTGGAGCGACGGCGGCTGCCGGATTCGCTCGCGCTCGCCGAGATGCTCAGGTATTCACTGCTGCCGCCGGGAAAACTGCTGCGGCCGTTGCTCCTGCTCGAATCCGCCGCGGCGGTCGGCGGTGACCCGCGGGAGCTGGTGGACGTGTCGCTGGCCGTGGAGTACCTGCACGTCGCGACGCTGGTGCACGACGACATCATCGACGGTGACCTGACGCGCCGGGGGCGGGAGGCGGTGCATTCCCGCTACGGCTTGGCGAACGGCATCGTCACGGGCGACGCGCTGCTGTTCACCGCGTTCGAGGCGCTCTCCCGGCAAGGCCCGGCCGACGCGGTTCTTCGCGCGATGAGCACGCTCGCCCGTACCGGCCTCGAACTCTGCGAGGGCCAGGTCGAGGAGGCGGCGCTCGTCGAAAACGTCCATTGTGGACTGGAGCGCTACCTCAAGGTGGCGACGCTCAAGACCGGCGCGCTGTTCAGGTGCGCTTGCGAGGTCGGCGCGCTGCTCGGCGGCGCCGACGTCGCGGAGGCGGCCGCGTTGCGCGACTACGGCGATCACCTCGGCCGGGCCTTCCAGATGCGCGACGACCTGCTGCCCTATCTCGAATCACCGGACCAGAGCGGCAAGAGCGCGTGCAGCGATGTACTCAACCGCCGCCCCACGCTGCCCGTGCTGCTCGCCGTCGAGGTCGCGGACCGGGCGAGCCTCGCGCTGATCGAAGAGTCGCTGAGTGGCGGCCTGCCACCCGAAGTCGCACGGGCGCGGCTCGCCGGTGTGCTGGACGACCTCGGCGTGCTGGGCGAGGCGCAGGAGCGGATCCGGGCGGAGGTCGACGCCGCACGGGCGCTGCTCGACGGCCTGTCCGGTGGCCGGACCTCGGCACTGCACGAGCTTGCCGAGTTCACCGTGCGCGGGGCGGGACGAACGGGTGGCTGA
- a CDS encoding UbiA family prenyltransferase, with protein MADRPLWMAHVETWRPYTAMYPGLVGAAGAALAGTPHATLIAAWLVPTLVWIAALYFGDHADRELDALTKPHRPLPSGRLSARAALVAGSGCAVTAGVVGLCVNWRSILVVAAGLVGVATYSRVLKARGFAGNANRGVLTAIALVFGAMTVQDWPPAAILPWALVFCAQDAASNLVGALRDVDGDRAGGYATMPVLRGVRVSRLAACGLYALAAVLAIASSTGDRHPDPVLLGGALLLGACAYGCLMLARGPVRRTALLAHEVLVVERVLLAVAVCTVSLEPPVVAALAVPSLVITLVSQHLLRHQHEFGTGRTTSS; from the coding sequence GTGGCTGACCGTCCACTGTGGATGGCGCATGTGGAGACATGGCGGCCGTACACCGCCATGTACCCGGGACTGGTCGGCGCCGCGGGCGCCGCGCTGGCAGGTACCCCGCACGCGACCCTGATCGCGGCCTGGCTGGTGCCGACACTGGTCTGGATCGCCGCGCTGTACTTCGGCGACCACGCGGACCGGGAACTCGACGCGCTCACGAAGCCCCACCGTCCGCTGCCGTCCGGCCGCCTCTCCGCGCGGGCCGCGCTCGTCGCGGGGTCGGGGTGCGCCGTCACCGCCGGTGTCGTCGGACTGTGCGTCAACTGGCGTTCGATCCTGGTGGTGGCCGCCGGGCTCGTCGGGGTGGCGACTTACAGCCGGGTCCTGAAAGCCCGCGGCTTCGCTGGCAACGCGAACCGGGGAGTGTTGACGGCCATCGCGCTGGTTTTCGGCGCCATGACGGTCCAGGACTGGCCGCCCGCGGCGATCCTGCCCTGGGCCTTGGTGTTCTGCGCTCAGGACGCCGCGTCGAACCTGGTCGGCGCGTTGCGAGACGTCGATGGCGACCGGGCCGGCGGGTACGCCACGATGCCCGTTCTGCGCGGCGTCCGGGTTTCCCGGCTGGCCGCGTGCGGCTTGTACGCGCTCGCGGCCGTGCTCGCGATCGCGAGTTCCACCGGGGACCGGCATCCCGATCCGGTGCTGTTGGGCGGTGCGTTGCTGCTCGGCGCCTGCGCGTACGGCTGTCTGATGCTGGCTCGCGGCCCGGTGCGCCGCACGGCTTTGCTGGCACACGAGGTGCTGGTGGTGGAAAGGGTGCTGCTCGCGGTCGCGGTGTGCACCGTCTCGCTGGAGCCGCCGGTCGTGGCCGCGCTGGCCGTGCCTTCGCTGGTGATCACCCTGGTGAGCCAGCACCTTCTTCGGCACCAGCACGAATTCGGAACGGGAAGGACCACATCCTCATGA